One Archocentrus centrarchus isolate MPI-CPG fArcCen1 chromosome 14, fArcCen1, whole genome shotgun sequence DNA window includes the following coding sequences:
- the LOC115791568 gene encoding uncharacterized protein LOC115791568, translated as MLTCYICKVQHRNCSTLFQHLKFSHALYPGHKLRLKCGEHGCSSVFYTYSGFKKHLLKAHGDTFATDSVYKGNVGTDSVETDDVSAHDPLSSSSVGQQSHAKKKQLMDMCSSVIAQVQAAGVSENIVQSLTCSMEEVVNDVHIQAQDAVLKCLSSEVNEQTLNKVRECFENIENPFTHLNTERKRQKYLEKKWKIVEPVEHVLGVRYDTRLDKTTGVYSQIPVNDKFMYVPILGTLDSLFTNQELSTCFQQVKCHEDGIYRDINDGSYLRNHSLFSEQEHALQIQLYYDDFETANPLGPKRGSHKLGCIYFILRNLPAKLNSVLMNIHLVSLFHAEDLKKYGFGPVLQPLVNDLKCLETEGIKVPFSDTPLRGSIVQVTGDNLALHSLFGLVESFSATYCCRFCLTDKTKLQSVFSEDDQDLTFRTKELYSEHFNAVAQNPILVHSFGVKRECPLNALQYFHCSNNYAVDIMHDLLEGVVQYELQLLFQYMVRTSIDLNTLSERIQSFNYGYLERNNRPSAVKIDGSNDLGLNAIQSWCLLRNTPLIFEDIINRNNSYWRVILLLIQIVNIVFSPKITDGMTYFLKHLISDHHKLFKSVFTDKKLIPKHHLMIHYPRCIRKIGPLIHVWCMRFEGKHNFFKKSVKNFKNITKTLVKKHQRQLAFHWENFYFQRFQFGPLKDYPISELDFSEVLRSCPRLNVPCVSTASWVKNFGTEYHIGMIVCTSTENEMPVFQKIVNIIVKDDFF; from the coding sequence ATGCTAACATGTTACATTTGTAAGGTTCAGCACAGAAATTGTTCAACTCTTTTCCAGCATTTGAAATTTAGTCATGCTTTGTATCCAGGGCACAAATTGCGTTTGAAATGTGGGGAACATggctgttcatctgttttttacacGTATTCTGGGTTCAAGAAGCACTTGCTGAAAGCACATGGAGACACATTTGCCACAGATTCTGTTTATAAGGGCAATGTTGGTACAGATAGTgttgagacagatgatgtttctGCTCATGACCCATTGAGTAGCTCTTCTGTTGGTCAACAAAGTCATGCTAAAAAGAAGCAGTTAATGGATATGTGTAGCTCTGTTATTGCCCAAGTTCAAGCAGCTGGAGTTTCTGAAAACATTGTGCAGTCTTTAACTTGTTCAATGGAGGAGGTTGTTAATGATGTTCATATTCAAGCACAAGATGCCGTTCTTAAGTGTCTTTCATCTGAGGTGAATGAACAAACCTTAAACAAAGTCAGAGAATGTTTTGAGAACATAGAAAATCCATTCACACACCTtaacactgaaagaaagaggcaaaagtatttggaaaaaaaatggaaaattgttGAACCAGTAGAGCATGTTCTTGGAGTACGTTATGATACACGTTTGGATAAAACCACAGGTGTATACAGTCAAATTCCTGTTAATGACAAATTTATGTATGTACCTATTTTAGGAACTCTTGATTCATTGTTCACCAACCAAGAACTCAGTACCTGCTTTCAACAGGTAAAGTGTCATGAAGATGGGATATATAGAGACATCAATGATGGTTCCTATCTCAGAAATCACTCATTATTTTCAGAGCAAGAACATGCACTCCAAATACAGCTGTATTACGATGATTTTGAAACGGCAAATCCACTGGGACCCAAAAGGGGTTCACATAAActtggctgtatttattttattttaagaaatttgCCAGCTAAACTCAATTCAGTTTTGATGAACATTCATCTAGTTTCTCTTTTCCATGCCGAGGACTTAAAGAAGTACGGTTTTGGTCCAGTCTTGCAGCCTCTTGTTAATGACTTGAAATGTCTCGAGACAGAAGGTATTAAGGTCCCATTTTCTGATACACCATTAAGGGGTTCAATTGTTCAGGTTACTGGTGATAATTTGGCATTGCATAGCCTTTTTGGCTTGGTTGAATCGTTCAGTGCAACTTACTGTTGTCGATTTTGTTTAACTGATAAAACAAAGCTTCAGTCAGTATTCAGTGAGGATGACCAAGACCTAACTTTTCGCACAAAAGAGCTCTATTCAGAACATTTCAATGCTGTGGCACAAAATCCCATTCTTGTCCATTCTTTTGGTGTAAAAAGAGAATGTCCTCTTAatgcactgcagtattttcattgtTCAAACAATTACGCAGTTGATATTATGCATGACCTTTTGGAAGGTGTTGTGCAGTATGAacttcagcttctttttcaGTACATGGTTAGGACTTCCATAGATTTAAACACCCTTTCAGAAAGGATACAGAGCTTTAACTATGGATACCTTGAGAGAAACAACAGACCTAGTGCAGTCAAAATTGATGGTAGCAATGACCTTGGCCTCAATGCTATTCAGTCATGGTGCCTCTTACGCAATACACCCTTGATTTTTGAAGATATAATTAATAGGAATAACAGCTACTGGAGGGTAATTCTTCTCTTGATTCAAATCGTCAATATTGTGTTCTCACCAAAAATCACAGATGGTATGACTTATTTCTTAAAGCATTTGATTTCTGACCATCATAAACTCTTTAAGTCTGTATTTACAGACAAGAAGCTGATTCCAAAACATCATCTGATGATTCATTACCCCAGATGCATCAGAAAAATAGGACCACTCATCCATGTGTGGTGTATGAGATTTGAAGGTAAACACAATTTCTTCAAGAAATCTGTGAAGAACTTTAAGAACATAACCAAAACACTGGTAAAGAAGCACCAGAGGCAGCTGGCTTTTCATTGGGAGAATTTTTACTTTCAAAGGTTTCAGTTTGGTCCTCTTAAAGATTACCCAATAAGTGAACTAGATTTCAGTGAGGTCTTAAGGTCTTGCCCCAGGTTGAATGTGCCTTGTGTATCCACAGCTTCATGGGTGAAAAACTTTGGAACAGAATACCATATTGGAATGATTGTCTGTACAAgtactgaaaatgaaatgcctGTTTTTCAAAAAATTGTTAACATCATAGTCAAGGATGATTTCTTTTGA
- the LOC115791510 gene encoding uncharacterized protein LOC115791510 — MLVQVEHQAVQKWVRVPVTDDCYDYLKFIQEVHAKFNLASGVSVDLKDSSGVDVDADIFDELLRSATVSFKVVTERFVAPVDQSEVTDASFSSEDGSFSSVESPSSASSSSTVITENTKAQRRRLVEGPPDSEMAKNIVYVALHQKPGGEDVIKEYNKTRSLSDPTRKKLVNILVADMIESHGRVPPVNVHITYALGIVTLFPSLKDNGSPTGYEHYYDPLSGQGYLAYRLKTVQRNTASDFKRSSKSAHQGGPRTLRETLTSEQLFGDGCKEAMSMMKHSSDQEVVREKMKATFKHRQNMLHDLDQSSLILDHFPRFLDTPGLIEQDFIMLFGEDISGKFIARWPTFYKPRVTTVSKSLRQSAHLDDLLSTQEKSSDYEWDSDLAAILLLVHLLPPTAKGKRQGKISAPEAADRVIKFMKVGTSMATFLSKVGSAQPFLLCVGEKKSRIQKFYIILDQKPIPCVAQTAVAAFDELFKAHFVFVVSYDATLLNFYTFIQTTVYGIDVATTKESPRVKEIRVRINNT; from the exons ATGCTGGTGCAGGTGGAGCATCAGGCAGTCCAGAAATGGGTTCGGGTTCCAGTGACAGATGACTGCTATGATTACTTGAAATTCATTCAAGAGG TTCATGCTAAATTCAACTTGGCAAGTGGAGTCTCTGTAGACCTGAAGGACTCATCTGGAGTCGATGTGGATGCTGATATTTTTGATGAACTCCTGAGGTCTGCTACAGTATCTTTCAAAGTAGTCACTGAGCGCTTTG TGGCCCCTGTTGATCAGAGTGAGGTCACAGATGCTTCCTTCAGTTCTGAAGATGGCTCATTCTCGTCAGTCGAGTCTCCAAGCTCAGCAAGCTCATCTTCTACAGTGATTACAGAGAACACCAAAGCACAGAGAAGACGACTGGTTGAAGGACCACCTGACAGTGAGATGGCAAAAAAT ATTGTCTATGTAGCTCTGCACCAAAAACCAGGAGGAGAAGATGTAATAAAAGAGTACAACAAGACCAGAAGTCTCTCTGATCCAACAAGAAAGAAACTTGTCAACATTTTAGTGGCGGATATGATTGAAAGTCATGG GAGAGTCCCTCCTGTCAACGTTCACATTACCTACGCCCTGGGAATTGTCACCCTCTTCCCCAGTTTGAAAGATAATGGCTCACCGACTGGCTAT GAGCATTACTATGATCCTCTCAGTGGACAGGGCTATCTGGCCTATCGATTGAAAACAGTTCAGCGTAACACTGCAAGTGACTTCAAGAGGAGCTCCAAGTCTGCTCATCAAGGCGGTCCGAGAACTCTGAGGGAGACCTTAACATCTGAACAGCTGTTTGGTGATGGATGCAAAGAAGCAATGTCCATGATGAAacattcatcagaccaggaagtTGTCAGGGAGAAAATGAAGGCAACATTTAAGCATAGACAGAATATGCTTCATGATCTGGACCAGTCATCACTCATCTTGGATCACTTCCCAAGATTCTTGGATACACCAGGCTTA ATTGAGCAGGACTTCATCATGCTCTTTGGAGAAGACATCTCGGGGAAGTTCATCGCAAGATGGCCAACATTCTATAAACCGAGGGTCACCACTGTCAGCAAAAGCCTTCGACAGAGTGCTCATCTGGATGACCTTCTGTCCACTCAGGAGAAATCAAGTGATTATG AATGGGATAGTGACCTGGCAGCTATTCTCCTGCTGGTTCATCTCTTGCCTCCAACTGCGAAGGGGAAAAGACAGGGAAAAATTAGTGCACCTGAGGCTGCTGACCGTGTTATCAAGTTCATGAAG GTGGGGACAAGCATGGCGACCTTCCTTTCCAAAGTTGGATCTGCACAGCCCTTCCTCCTCTGCGTTGGAGAAAAGAAGAGCAGGATACAGAAATTCTACATCATCCTGGATCAGAAGCCCATTCCCTGTGTGGCACAGACTGCAGTGGCTGCCTTCGATGAACTGTTTAAGGCacactttgtgtttgttgtgtccTATGATGCAACCCTCCTCAACTTCTACACATTCATCCAAACAACGGTTTATGGCATTGATGTTGCAACAACAAAGGAGAGCCCCAGAGTCAAGGAAATTAGAGTGAGGATTAACAACACTTGA